A window from Drosophila yakuba strain Tai18E2 chromosome 3L, Prin_Dyak_Tai18E2_2.1, whole genome shotgun sequence encodes these proteins:
- the LOC6533503 gene encoding probable cytochrome P450 4d20 has product MWLTLITAALILLLTWDFGRKRQRVLAFEKSGIPGPLSLPILGCGLQALHLGAENIIAWVGEQFDQYGKTFRFWILGESLVYTKDLKYFETILSSTTLLAKGQLYQFLRPFLNDGLLVSTGRKWHARRKIFTHAFHFKVLEHYVEIMDRNSGVMVDHLRKLADGKTTVDMLKHVSLAALDVITEAAMGVQVNAQNDPDFPYIKALKSVVYIQPDRMFRFSRRYNWLFPLAAPWLHRQLLSDIRVMHDFTDKVIRERRETVRRAKADGTYRPLSLGDAEIGSKSQMALLDILLQSSIDNQPLSDADIREEVDTFMFEGDDTTSSGVSHALYAIARHPEVQQRIYEELQRILGPDPSAPVTQAQLQELKYLECVIKETMRLYPPVPAVGRHTQKELKIGNKTIAADTSIYLVLYYAHRDPDYFPDPLSFKPERFLDGEEQGHDTFAYVPFSAGPKNCIGQKFAVLEMKALISKVLRFYELLPLGEELKPMLNFILRSASGINVGLRPRKS; this is encoded by the exons ATGTGGCTGACCTTGATCACAGCAGCGCTGATCTTGCTCCTCACCTGGGACTTTGGACGCAAGCGCCAGCGAGTCCTCGCCTTTGAAAAGTCTGGTATCCCAGGACCTCTTTCGTTGCCGATCCTGGGCTGTGGACTACAGGCTCTACACTTGGGAGCGGAGA ACATTATCGCTTGGGTGGGCGAACAGTTCGATCAGTATGGCAAGACCTTTCGTTTTTGGATCCTGGGCGAGTCCCTGGTCTACACGAAGGACCTCAAGTACTTTGAGACCATCTTGAGCAGCACCACACTCCTGGCAAAGGGTCAACTCTATCAATTTCTACGCCCATTTCTAAACGATGGACTGCTTGTTAGCACGGGTCGAAAATGGCATGCCAGAAGGAAGATTTTCACCCACGCCTTTCACTTCAAGGTCCTCGAACACTATGTGGAGATCATGGATCGAAATAGCGGGGTCATGGTGGACCATCTGAGGAAGCTGGCCGATGGTAAGACAACGGTGGATATGCTCAAGCACGTGTCACTGGCGGCTCTTGACGTGATAACAG AGGCTGCCATGGGAGTCCAGGTGAATGCCCAGAACGACCCCGATTTTCCCTACATCAAGGCGCTGAAGAG TGTGGTCTATATCCAACCGGATCGCATGTTCAGGTTCTCGAGGCGCTACAACTGGCTGTTCCCACTGGCGGCACCTTGGCTGCACCGCCAACTGCTGAGCGATATCCGCGTCATGCACGACTTCACCGACAAGGTCATCCGCGAGCGGCGAGAAACCGTGCGGCGGGCTAAGGCCGACGGCACCTACCGACCGCTGA GTCTGGGCGATGCCGAGATCGGTAGCAAGTCGCAGATGGCACTGCTGGACATCCTGCTGCAGTCGAGCATCGACAATCAGCCGCTGTCCGATGCGGATATACGCGAGGAGGTGGACACCTTCATGTTCGAGGGCGATGACACCACCAGCAGTGGTGTGTCCCATGCCCTCTACGCCATCGCCAGACATCCCGAGGTTCAGCAGCGCATCTACGAGGAGTTGCAGCGCATCCTGGGCCCCGATCCCTCCGCTCCAGTGACCCAAGCCCAGCTGCAGGAACTCAAGTACCTGGAATGCGTGATCAAGGAGACCATGCGATTGTATCCACCAGTTCCGGCTGTTGGCAGGCACACGCAGAAGGAGCTGAAGATCGGAAACAAGACCATTGCCGCGGACACAAGCATCTATCTGGTTCTCTACTATGCCCATCGGGATCCGGATTACTTCCCTGATCCACTCAGCTTCAAGCCCGAGCGTTTCCTGGACGGTGAGGAGCAGGGCCACGACACCTTTGCCTATGTGCCCTTCAGTGCTGGACCCAAGAACTGCATTGGCCAGAAGTTTGCCGTTCTGGAAATGAAGGCCCTGATCAGCAAGGTCCTCAGGTTCTATGAACTGCTGCCCCTCGGAGAGGAGCTCAAGCCCATGTTGAACTTCATCCTGCGCTCAGCTTCGGGCATTAATGTGGGTCTCAGGCCCAGAAAGTCGTAG
- the LOC6533504 gene encoding uncharacterized protein LOC6533504 — translation MCPEMSSVQVLASLAMIGLLVVSPAEAISRPLPPYVGLPTQDGLTRLFLSSRVTQRDPFASVACFGGYIGESNLIAELYSANYTSCYNAAADSRRGIDSDFLATRRTIRLSSDRVCSELSACNQLNGTLESFKCHANVGSNNTVSTYSISGNASESASVLEERYRVVELRHGQCCQRAERNYVESTAKNYNYLQACLDGRAKPKPMPKPTTTTSTTTTSTTTTTTTEAPTEAPTTTETPLNVEDQFKQLLNLLN, via the exons ATGTGTCCCGAGATGTCGTCCGTGCAAGTGCTGGCCTCGCTGGCCATGATCGGTTTATTGGTTGTGTCTCCTGCGGAGGCAATCAGCAGACCATTGCCACCCTACGTGGGTCTGCCCACCCAGGATGGGCTCACCCGTTTGTTCCTCAGTTCGCGAGTGACGCAGAGAGATCCCTTTGCATCGGTGGCATGTTTCGGTGGCTACATCGGTGAATCGAACCTGATCGCGGAGCTGTATAGTGCCAACTACACCAGCTGCTACAATGCGGCAGCGGACTCCAGGAGGGGCATCGATTCCGACTTCCTGGCCACACGCAGGACCATTCGACTTTCATCCGACAGAGTGTGCAGTGAGCTCAGTGCTTGCAACCAGCTCAACGGAACCCTCGAATCCTTCAAGTGTCATGCCAATGTG GGCTCCAACAACACCGTGTCCACCTACAGCATCTCGGGAAACGCCTCCGAGTCGGCCAGCGTGCTGGAGGAACGCTACCGCGTGGTGGAGCTGCGTCATGGACAGTGCTGCCAGCGGGCGGAGCGGAACTATGTGGAGTCCACTGCCAAGAACTACAACTACCTGCAGGCCTGTCTGGATGGCCGCGCTAAGCCGAAGCCCATGCCCAAGCCCACGACCACGACCTCCACAAcgaccaccagcaccaccacaaccacgACCACCGAGGCACCCACCGAAGCACCAACCACCACCGAGACCCCTTTAAACGTCGAGGATCAGTTCAAGCAGCTATTGAATTTGTTAAACTAA